A window of Macrotis lagotis isolate mMagLag1 chromosome X, bilby.v1.9.chrom.fasta, whole genome shotgun sequence contains these coding sequences:
- the LOC141499495 gene encoding vomeronasal type-1 receptor 2-like, with the protein MLLNIICLGVAFFTVTTVGSIANIFLFTFYMSNAFAEHKISFLTLIFIQLTLVNSTVLISKGVPQTLYGLGWNNFLDAVGCKVVFYIRRVSMGLSISLTCLLSTIQAITISPDNSRWTKLKIRARQHTTASCLFCWIFNLLIEIPIPVNSRGPKRSSNFTNAFDNIFCTSEHIMAFYLIMTTFRNVLCLGLMVLTSGYMVLLLYKHHQHVQYIWSNKLSPKKNPEIKVTQTILLLMSTFVSFYLLDLILTLFLSYFDQKSAWMLSSAIFLSLCFPTISPFLLMPRLRRSSSKFWVM; encoded by the coding sequence ATGCTTCTAAATATCATCTGTCTTGGGGTTGCGTTTTTCACTGTGACCACAGTAGGATCTATAGCAAACATCTTCCTCTTTACCTTTTATATGTCAAATGCCTTTGCTGAGCACAAGATAAGTTTTTTAACCCTTATTTTCATCCAGCTAACCTTGGTGAATTCCACTGTGCTTATTAGCAAGGGAGTCCCACAAACATTGTATGGTTTGGGATGGAACAATTTTCTGGATGCTGTTGGATGTAAAGTTGTATTTTACATTCGAAGAGTTAGTATGGGTCTTTCgatttccttgacttgccttttGAGTACCATCCAGGCCATCACCATAAGCCCCGATAATTCCAGATGGACAAAACTCAAAATCAGAGCCAGGCAACATACCACAGCCTCCTGTCTTTTTTGCTGGATCTTCAATCTATTGATAGAAATTCCTATACCAGTAAATTCAAGAGGCCCCAAAAGAAGCAGCAACTTTACAAATGCATTTGATAATATCTTTTGTACTTCAGAACACATTATGGCTTTTTATTTGATAATGACCACATTCAGAAATGTGCTTTGTTTGGGGCTCATGGTCTTGACCAGTGGTTACATGGTGCTTCTCCTATACAAACATCACCAGCATGTCCAGTATATTTGGAGTAACAAACTCTCACCAAAAAAGAACCCTGAGATTAAAGTTACGCAAACTATCCTTTTACTCATGAGCACATTTGTCAGCTTTTATTTacttgatttgattttaactctttttctCAGTTATTTTGACCAAAAATCTGCCTGGATGTTGTCTTCTGCTATCTTCCTGTCACTATGTTTCCCAACCATAAGTCCCTTTTTGTTGATGCCCAGACTCCGCAGGTCTAGCTCTAAGTTCTGGGTCATGTAA